Within the Streptomyces sp. YIM 121038 genome, the region GCGCAAACTGGTCTCCCGCGCGTTCACCGCGCGGCGGGTGGCCGAGATGCGCCCGCGCATCGAGCAGCTCACCGCGCGGCTGCTCGACGACATGGCCGCCGCGGGCCGCGACGGCACGCCCGTCGACCTCGTGGAGTCGTTCTGCTACCCGGTGCCCATCGCCGTGATCTGCGAGCTGGTCGGCATCGACGAGGCGGACCGCCCGCAGTGGTCGGGCTGGGGGCGCGTGCTGTCCCTGATGCAGGTCGAGCACCTCCCGACCATCCTGCGCGAGTGCTCCGCACACGTCACGGACGTCATCGAGCGCCGCCGCGCCGAGCCGCGCGACGACCTGATCTCGGCGCTCGTCCAGGCCCAGGAGGACGACGGGGACCGGCTCTCCGACCGGGAGATGGTCACCCTCGTCTTCACCATGGTGACCGCCGGCCACGAGTCGACGACGTATCTGCTCGGCAACTCGGTGCTCGCCCTCCTGGAGAACCCGGACCAGCTCGCCCTGTTGCGCGAGGACCCCTCCCGCTGGCAGCCTGCGGTGCGCGAACTCATGCGCCTGGGCCCCTCCCAGTTCGCGCAGCCCCGGTACGCGGCGGAGGAGATCGAGCTGAGCGGCGTACGCATCCCGGCGGGCTCGGCGGTCACTCCGCTGCTCCTGGCCGCGAACACCGACCCGCGCAAGTACGCGGACCCCGAGCGCCTCGACGTGCACAGGGGCGCGGCGAGCCACGTCGGCTTCGGGATGGGCGCGCACCACTGCCTCGGCGCGCCGCTGGCGTACCTGGAGGCGGAGGTGGCGCTCCAGGCGCTGTTCGACCGGTTCCCCGACCTGTCCCTGGCGGTGCGGCGCGAGGAGATCCCGTGGGCCCTGAGGCCCGGCTTCACCCGGGTCGCGGAGCTTCCGCTGCGCCTGGCCTGAGCCGCCCGGCCGCGCCGGGGTCCGGCCCCGGCGCGGCGCTCGCGCGCCCGCGTGCTCCCGCGACGGCCCGTCAGCCCGCCCCGTGCGGTGCGGCGGTGGGGAGCGGGGCGTACAGCTGGTCCCGCAGGTCGTCGATCAGCTCGCGGACGCCGTCGGGGCCGCTCGCGGCGCCGAAGACGTGGTAGTCCGGGCGGACGAGCAGAGCCGTCGCCGCGCACCGGGCCAGATACGGCCGGTAGACGTCGTCGGTGTCCACCACCTCGACGGCGCCGGGCACGGTGACGTCCGGCGCGTGGCCCGCCCCGGCTCCCGGCGGCAGCAGCCGCACCACGCGGGCCGCCAGCTCATCGAGGAAGGCCAGCCGTTCCGCGTCGAGCACGGCCCCCGGCTCCTCGGTGGTCAGCAGGACGAAGCCGCGGCCCACCACGTCGTCGAACAGCCCGGCGGGGCCGCCCCGGCCCACGCGCCCCTGCGGGACGACCGCTCCCGCGGGCGCGGTCGCCGCGGGCCCCCGGTGCAGCAGCCCGCAGGGCAGCGGCTTCGCGGGCTCCGGCCCCGACGGGGCGCGGCCGCGCCGGTTGGCGAGGACCGTGGCGTCCCGCTCGGCGGCGGCCACGGGGTCGGTCACACAGATCAGCCGGCCCAGCTGGACCGAGGCCAGGATCGCCTCCTTGGCCTGCGCGCGGCGCTCCTGGGCATAGCTGTCCAGGAGGGACGCGGCCGCGCGGCCGCGCAGCGTCAGATCCAGCTTCCACGCCAGGTTGACGACGTCCCGGATGCCGGAGCACATGCCCTGCCCGGCGAAGGGCGGCATGAGATGGGCCGCGTCCCCGGCGAGCAGGACGTGCCCCACGCGCCACCGGTCGGCCCAACTGGCCTGGAAGATGTACGTGGTGCTGCGCAGCAGCGTCGCCGTGTCGGGGGTGACGCCGAACGGCGCGAGCAGCCGCCAGGCCG harbors:
- a CDS encoding cytochrome P450 gives rise to the protein MTATTENTTQPIDLLSPDLTADPFAKYARMREQAPVLAGTVLGSPMWLVTGYDDVRLVLTDPRFVTDPSSVRSGDPDGEHAILKQLNIPSDVEDLIAKAMMNLDGAPHARLRKLVSRAFTARRVAEMRPRIEQLTARLLDDMAAAGRDGTPVDLVESFCYPVPIAVICELVGIDEADRPQWSGWGRVLSLMQVEHLPTILRECSAHVTDVIERRRAEPRDDLISALVQAQEDDGDRLSDREMVTLVFTMVTAGHESTTYLLGNSVLALLENPDQLALLREDPSRWQPAVRELMRLGPSQFAQPRYAAEEIELSGVRIPAGSAVTPLLLAANTDPRKYADPERLDVHRGAASHVGFGMGAHHCLGAPLAYLEAEVALQALFDRFPDLSLAVRREEIPWALRPGFTRVAELPLRLA
- a CDS encoding bifunctional 3-(3-hydroxy-phenyl)propionate/3-hydroxycinnamic acid hydroxylase codes for the protein MPVDPADADVVVVGNGPVGAALSVLLAQRGWRVTVLERRRRPYPLPRATSFDGETARLLATTGIGPGLGRITEPANGYQWRTAAGAALLDIPFTTAGPYGWPDANTMHQPALEELIAARAAALDGVTVLRGHEVVGIADGERRVEVTAATGDGSTRVLSARWVVGCDGANSFVRDHLDVSVTDLGFSYEWLLCDVELREPRAFTPTNVQVCDPARPTTLVGSGPGRRRWEFMRLPGESAAELSRDETAWRLLAPFGVTPDTATLLRSTTYIFQASWADRWRVGHVLLAGDAAHLMPPFAGQGMCSGIRDVVNLAWKLDLTLRGRAAASLLDSYAQERRAQAKEAILASVQLGRLICVTDPVAAAERDATVLANRRGRAPSGPEPAKPLPCGLLHRGPAATAPAGAVVPQGRVGRGGPAGLFDDVVGRGFVLLTTEEPGAVLDAERLAFLDELAARVVRLLPPGAGAGHAPDVTVPGAVEVVDTDDVYRPYLARCAATALLVRPDYHVFGAASGPDGVRELIDDLRDQLYAPLPTAAPHGAG